In Brevibacterium zhoupengii, the following are encoded in one genomic region:
- a CDS encoding UDP-N-acetylmuramoyl-L-alanyl-D-glutamate--2,6-diaminopimelate ligase, which produces MRISQLLPAAPGTVHGDPDREVGGVSHDSRTVSPGQLYAALPGANVHGAKFAPDLIERGITAVLTDAAGWDMISAAVDPQTLAEVTGLIVEHPRSVLGFVSAAVYGTSVSPQLIGVTGTNGKTTTTYLVDGMLEALGHRTGVIGTVATLIAGVTEPSVRTTPEAPELHALFAKMRAADVDTCAMEVSSHALSQHRVDGAHFAVSGFTNLSQDHLDFHNSMDEYFDVKAQLFTRTFSDAAVIVVEDRWGEKMVEAAQVPVRTLGRDDRSELRIEHTPGESEFILHLGGSADETIALRSPLPGDFNVTNTALAAAMLLEAGIAVSDLNAIGRTFSASVPGRMEIIDVSGPRAEGQTHPEHLPRAIVDYSHTPDAIEKALTSLHADSEELVIVFGAGGDRDRGKRYGMGQAAARGADVIVLTDDNPRTEDPNSIRAAIREGIDAEISSGRARVKKVIEVAERGSAIDEAIAAAEASTTVLIAGKGHETGQSAGGVVTDFDDRSRTRSALCTRLGGAQTGKVHS; this is translated from the coding sequence ATGCGTATCTCACAGCTGCTGCCGGCAGCCCCTGGAACCGTCCACGGAGATCCTGACCGCGAGGTCGGGGGAGTCTCCCACGATTCGCGCACCGTATCCCCGGGCCAGCTGTACGCAGCGCTGCCGGGTGCCAATGTCCACGGAGCGAAGTTCGCACCGGATCTCATCGAGCGCGGAATCACCGCGGTCCTCACCGATGCCGCCGGTTGGGACATGATCTCCGCGGCCGTTGATCCGCAGACCCTCGCCGAGGTGACCGGGCTGATCGTGGAACACCCCCGGTCGGTCCTGGGCTTCGTCTCGGCCGCCGTGTACGGCACTTCGGTGTCTCCACAGCTGATCGGTGTGACCGGAACCAATGGGAAGACGACGACGACCTACCTCGTCGACGGGATGCTTGAAGCCCTCGGACACCGCACCGGAGTCATCGGCACTGTGGCGACGCTCATCGCCGGCGTCACCGAACCGAGTGTGCGTACGACCCCTGAAGCTCCCGAGCTGCATGCCCTGTTTGCGAAGATGCGCGCCGCTGACGTCGACACCTGTGCCATGGAGGTGTCCTCGCATGCGCTGAGCCAGCACCGGGTCGACGGGGCCCACTTCGCGGTCTCGGGTTTCACGAACCTGTCCCAGGACCATCTCGACTTCCACAACTCCATGGACGAGTACTTCGACGTCAAGGCCCAGCTGTTCACTCGAACCTTCTCCGATGCCGCTGTCATCGTCGTCGAGGACAGGTGGGGCGAGAAGATGGTCGAAGCCGCTCAGGTGCCGGTGCGCACGCTGGGGCGAGACGACCGCAGCGAACTGCGGATTGAACATACCCCAGGCGAATCCGAGTTCATCCTCCACCTCGGCGGATCCGCAGACGAGACCATCGCCCTGCGCTCTCCGCTGCCGGGGGACTTCAACGTCACGAACACCGCGCTGGCCGCGGCGATGCTGCTGGAGGCCGGAATCGCCGTCTCGGATCTCAATGCGATCGGACGCACCTTCAGTGCCTCAGTCCCAGGCCGGATGGAGATCATCGATGTCAGCGGCCCGCGCGCCGAAGGCCAGACGCATCCGGAACACCTGCCCCGTGCGATCGTCGACTACTCCCACACACCCGATGCGATCGAGAAGGCCCTGACCTCGCTTCATGCCGACAGCGAGGAACTCGTCATCGTCTTCGGCGCAGGCGGTGACCGTGACAGGGGGAAGCGATATGGGATGGGCCAGGCTGCCGCTCGCGGGGCAGACGTGATCGTCCTCACCGATGACAATCCGCGCACCGAGGATCCGAACTCTATTCGGGCCGCCATCCGAGAGGGCATCGATGCAGAGATCTCAAGCGGACGCGCGCGTGTGAAGAAAGTCATTGAAGTTGCCGAGAGGGGGTCCGCCATCGACGAGGCGATTGCCGCCGCTGAGGCCTCCACAACCGTGCTCATTGCAGGGAAGGGCCACGAAACCGGACAGTCCGCCGGCGGCGTCGTGACCGACTTCGACGACAGATCGAGGACACGCTCAGCGCTGTGCACGCGACTTGGCGGCGCACAAACAGGTAAAGTTCACAGTTGA
- a CDS encoding DUF58 domain-containing protein, translating to MRLSTSGIIFVLAGAALIVTAYRFSLPGLLPAGILLLALVLLSALLITWGTRRVSITLRTGLPTVALPQSRDRYPLAHEGKEVEVEALVTNTGRLAIPASTIDFVAAEGFGDSTVGQVPPLAHGASQTVLTSFTPHRRGLSGVETVLITVSGPFGLVTRKKKVLAGHPVAVSVPILPARIPSDSAIRPARLDDGKARPGHTARDFHTREYVPGDDLRHVHWPSTAKSGELMVRHEADEETLYALIVVDLKGEGERPDSLEVEFLLAAAAAAGTAFLRAGYEVFVVAPGHQIRFKGQRDIDRLRLLTALVEAGRVQLPAHDNPNHILICAVDDARGQELAAQFSRRVPVTVRSLDDINDLTMVGLSEDLPESWTAFDSKRVKR from the coding sequence ATGCGTCTGAGCACGTCAGGAATCATCTTCGTCCTCGCCGGTGCGGCACTGATCGTGACCGCCTATCGGTTCTCGCTGCCAGGACTTCTGCCTGCGGGGATTCTGCTGCTGGCGCTGGTCCTCCTCTCGGCACTGCTGATCACCTGGGGAACCCGCCGCGTTTCGATCACTCTGCGCACTGGGCTGCCCACTGTGGCGCTGCCTCAGTCCAGGGACCGCTACCCGCTTGCCCACGAAGGGAAAGAGGTCGAGGTCGAAGCTCTGGTGACGAACACCGGGCGCCTGGCCATTCCGGCCTCGACGATTGATTTCGTGGCGGCCGAGGGATTCGGCGACTCCACGGTCGGACAGGTCCCTCCGCTGGCGCACGGTGCCTCTCAGACGGTCCTGACGTCCTTCACTCCGCATCGCCGTGGTCTCAGCGGAGTCGAGACCGTGCTCATCACGGTCTCGGGCCCCTTCGGTCTTGTCACGAGGAAGAAGAAGGTGCTCGCCGGTCACCCTGTTGCAGTATCGGTGCCGATCCTTCCGGCACGGATCCCTTCCGACTCGGCGATCAGACCCGCCCGACTCGACGATGGCAAGGCTCGCCCGGGCCACACAGCACGAGACTTCCACACCCGGGAATACGTCCCGGGAGACGACCTCAGACACGTCCATTGGCCGAGCACCGCGAAGTCCGGTGAGCTCATGGTCCGACACGAAGCCGACGAGGAGACGCTCTACGCGCTCATCGTCGTCGACCTCAAGGGTGAGGGCGAACGCCCGGACTCCCTCGAGGTCGAATTCCTCCTTGCCGCAGCGGCAGCAGCCGGAACGGCGTTCCTGCGTGCAGGTTATGAGGTCTTCGTCGTTGCACCCGGCCATCAGATCAGGTTCAAAGGACAACGCGATATCGACCGACTGCGATTGCTCACAGCCCTCGTCGAGGCCGGCAGAGTGCAGCTGCCTGCCCATGACAATCCCAACCACATCCTCATCTGCGCCGTCGACGACGCTCGCGGACAGGAACTGGCCGCTCAATTCTCCCGCCGCGTGCCGGTGACCGTGCGCAGCCTCGATGACATCAACGACCTGACGATGGTGGGCCTGAGCGAGGATCTGCCCGAATCATGGACCGCCTTCGATTCGAAGCGGGTGAAGCGATGA
- a CDS encoding AAA family ATPase, producing MSISQEGTQTNSVIGAEHIEWVQQLTSRARTAMNAVLEGKDEAVGLSLIALLAGGHVLLEDVPGVGKTLLARAMGKVVDGSVRRIQFTPDLLPTDVVGVNLFNQETRHFEFRQGPVFANIVIADEINRASPKTQSAMLECMAEGQATIDGETYQMPSPFIVVATQNPIDMEGTYALPEAQRDRFMTRISLGYPNTADEIDLLDNQIEHDPLSSATPVTSLEQINQARGIVRHVSATRELREYIVSILHASRNDEAILLGSSPRGGVHLLRAAKARAALSGRTFVTPDDIQALAPYILAHRIIPRDGDDSELAAELVGRLLSRVPISTVQ from the coding sequence ATGTCGATCAGCCAAGAAGGTACTCAGACCAATTCCGTGATCGGTGCCGAGCACATCGAATGGGTGCAGCAACTCACCTCACGGGCACGTACAGCGATGAACGCCGTCCTCGAAGGCAAGGACGAAGCCGTCGGACTCTCGCTCATAGCGCTCCTGGCAGGGGGCCATGTCCTCCTCGAGGATGTACCCGGAGTCGGGAAGACTCTGCTGGCACGGGCCATGGGCAAAGTCGTCGACGGTTCGGTGAGGCGCATCCAGTTCACTCCCGACCTGCTGCCGACAGACGTCGTCGGTGTGAACCTATTCAACCAGGAGACCCGTCACTTCGAATTCCGACAGGGTCCGGTGTTTGCCAATATCGTCATCGCCGATGAGATCAACCGCGCCTCCCCGAAAACCCAGTCCGCGATGCTGGAATGCATGGCCGAGGGACAGGCCACCATTGACGGCGAGACCTACCAGATGCCCTCGCCATTCATCGTCGTCGCTACTCAGAACCCGATCGACATGGAAGGCACGTACGCCCTTCCCGAAGCGCAGCGCGACCGCTTCATGACACGCATCTCCCTGGGCTACCCCAACACCGCTGACGAAATCGACCTGCTCGACAACCAGATCGAGCATGATCCGCTCTCCAGCGCGACTCCGGTCACCAGTCTTGAGCAGATCAACCAGGCCCGAGGAATCGTCCGACATGTCAGTGCAACCAGAGAGCTGCGCGAATACATCGTCTCCATCCTCCACGCCAGCCGAAACGACGAAGCCATCCTCCTTGGGTCCTCCCCTCGCGGCGGCGTCCATCTTCTCCGTGCGGCCAAGGCTCGCGCCGCGCTTTCGGGACGCACCTTCGTGACCCCGGACGATATCCAGGCACTGGCTCCCTACATCCTGGCCCACCGAATCATCCCGCGCGATGGCGACGATTCCGAGCTGGCAGCCGAACTGGTCGGCAGGCTCCTGTCCCGCGTGCCCATTTCGACGGTTCAGTGA
- the mraY gene encoding phospho-N-acetylmuramoyl-pentapeptide-transferase translates to MIAVLLAACLALIFALVGTPLFIRVLVKRGYGQFVRDDGPTSHATKRGTPTMGGVVIIGAAILAYLLGHLFTGSVPTASGLLVLWLAAGLGVVGFLDDFIKIKKQRSLGLRPVPKLLGQAFVGISFAVLALQFPNSFGETPASTKVSFIRDTNLDLAFGSAVLGLILFVIWANLIVTAVSNAVNLTDGLDGLAAGASVVVFAAYVVIGTWQSTQNCNLMTDATNACYYMRDPRDLAMVAGAMAAACFGFLWFNTSPAKIFMGDTGSLAIGGAIAGLAIMSRTELLLVVLGGLFVIITLSVIIQVVSFKTTGKRVFRMAPLQHHFELKGWAEVTIVVRFWIIAALFVIAGICLFYAEWVSRVG, encoded by the coding sequence ATGATCGCCGTACTGCTTGCCGCCTGTCTGGCACTGATCTTCGCGCTGGTCGGCACACCGCTGTTCATCCGTGTTCTCGTCAAACGAGGCTACGGCCAGTTCGTCCGTGATGACGGTCCGACGTCGCATGCCACGAAGCGCGGCACACCGACCATGGGCGGCGTCGTCATCATCGGTGCCGCCATCCTCGCCTACCTTCTCGGGCACCTGTTCACCGGGTCGGTCCCGACGGCCTCCGGACTCCTCGTCCTCTGGCTTGCCGCCGGGCTCGGCGTAGTCGGCTTCCTCGACGACTTCATCAAGATCAAGAAGCAGCGCTCACTGGGGCTGCGTCCGGTGCCGAAGCTGCTCGGCCAGGCCTTCGTCGGAATCTCCTTCGCAGTTCTGGCACTGCAGTTCCCGAACTCGTTCGGAGAGACGCCAGCATCGACGAAGGTGTCGTTCATCCGCGACACCAACCTCGACCTGGCCTTCGGGTCCGCAGTCCTCGGCCTCATCCTCTTCGTCATCTGGGCCAACCTCATCGTCACCGCGGTGTCCAACGCAGTGAACCTCACCGACGGCCTCGACGGTCTGGCAGCCGGCGCCTCGGTGGTCGTCTTCGCCGCCTACGTCGTCATCGGCACCTGGCAGTCGACACAGAACTGCAACCTGATGACGGACGCCACCAACGCCTGCTACTACATGCGCGACCCGCGTGACCTCGCGATGGTCGCCGGCGCCATGGCAGCTGCCTGCTTCGGCTTCCTGTGGTTCAACACCTCCCCGGCGAAGATCTTCATGGGCGACACCGGTTCCCTGGCCATCGGCGGCGCAATCGCCGGTCTCGCGATCATGTCGCGGACCGAACTTCTGCTCGTCGTCCTCGGCGGACTCTTCGTCATCATCACCCTCTCCGTGATCATCCAGGTCGTGTCGTTCAAGACCACCGGAAAACGCGTGTTCCGAATGGCACCGCTCCAACATCACTTCGAACTCAAGGGATGGGCCGAAGTCACCATCGTGGTCCGGTTCTGGATCATCGCAGCGCTCTTCGTCATCGCCGGAATCTGCCTCTTCTACGCCGAATGGGTGTCTCGCGTTGGCTGA
- the rsmH gene encoding 16S rRNA (cytosine(1402)-N(4))-methyltransferase RsmH: protein MNDQHVPVLLERVVELIGVGVQSARDNGYAPIVVDGTLGMGGHSEAILTAFPDVHLIGVDRDTQAIDIATKRLAPFADRTDIVHAVDDEIPEILDDLGVERISAILLDLGVSSLQLDEDERGFSYSRPAPLDMRMDRTQSLTAAEVLATYSEAELRRILREYGEEKMAGRIANIIVTDRETTPWETSQQLAAMLSRVLPQTKKKSHPAKRTFQALRIEVNDELGVLRTALPEALQALHLGGVAVIESYQSLEDTIVKKIFRAGTTTSAPPDMPVVPEELQPWLSEIIRGAELADSDEADRNPRAKSVRLRAVQKIREAQS, encoded by the coding sequence ATGAACGACCAGCACGTACCGGTCCTCTTGGAGCGCGTGGTCGAGCTCATCGGAGTCGGGGTCCAGTCCGCCAGGGACAATGGCTACGCGCCGATCGTCGTGGACGGAACCCTGGGAATGGGCGGACACTCGGAAGCCATTCTCACCGCTTTCCCCGATGTGCACCTCATCGGAGTCGATCGCGACACCCAGGCCATCGACATCGCCACGAAGCGGCTCGCACCCTTCGCCGACCGGACCGACATCGTCCATGCCGTCGATGACGAGATCCCAGAGATCCTTGACGACCTCGGCGTCGAACGAATCAGCGCGATCCTCCTCGACCTCGGCGTCTCCTCCCTGCAGCTGGACGAGGACGAGCGTGGGTTCTCCTACTCCCGTCCGGCCCCCTTGGACATGAGGATGGACCGTACCCAGTCCCTCACCGCCGCCGAGGTGCTGGCCACCTATTCCGAAGCCGAACTCCGCCGCATCCTCCGTGAATACGGCGAAGAGAAGATGGCGGGCCGGATCGCGAACATCATCGTCACCGATCGTGAGACCACACCGTGGGAGACCTCGCAGCAGCTGGCAGCGATGCTCAGTCGAGTACTTCCTCAGACGAAGAAGAAGTCCCACCCGGCAAAACGCACATTCCAGGCTCTGCGCATCGAGGTCAACGACGAACTCGGAGTGCTGCGGACCGCGCTCCCGGAGGCGCTGCAGGCACTGCACCTCGGGGGAGTAGCCGTGATCGAGTCCTACCAGTCCCTTGAAGACACGATTGTGAAGAAGATCTTCCGCGCCGGAACCACCACCTCGGCGCCGCCGGACATGCCGGTCGTTCCCGAAGAGCTCCAGCCGTGGCTGTCGGAGATCATCCGCGGTGCGGAACTGGCCGACAGCGACGAAGCAGACAGAAACCCTCGCGCCAAGAGCGTGCGATTGCGTGCAGTACAGAAGATCAGGGAGGCACAATCGTGA
- a CDS encoding UDP-N-acetylmuramoyl-tripeptide--D-alanyl-D-alanine ligase codes for MKRLSAAEIATAVSGELYGVDPETKLSAGVVTDSREVGPGDIYVARRGESFDGIEFAAAAVEAGAALIIGESVPTLDDATLPTVLVSDATEALGQLAKCNIESLREAGEITVIAITGSVGKTTVKDLAADLLAGEDETVWPPNSYNNEVGVPLTALRAGETTRFLVLEMGARSIGNLAYLTSLVRPDIAVELAVGTAHSGVFGSIENTARAKAELVESLTAGSVAILNADDSRVAGMREVLSPDVSTLWFSQRESLPEWVADEDSVVRGTGVTTDASGHATFSLNLPGEEPQDVRLALIGEHHVGNALASAAIAHACGVGVKSIVTTLSTSSAASRWRMELIDSPSGVTVLNDAYNANPESMRASLKTLASMGRGDEESRPRRTFAVLGEMLELGEESISAHSDIGELVVRLNITRTIVVGDGAKPIFNAANLEGSWGNEAAWVPTAAEAKDLLSAELAPGDIVLFKSSRDAGLRYLGDEIAGVSGGQ; via the coding sequence ATGAAGCGACTGAGTGCAGCCGAAATAGCAACCGCCGTCTCCGGCGAGTTGTACGGCGTTGACCCCGAGACCAAATTGTCCGCCGGAGTGGTAACCGATTCGAGAGAAGTCGGACCCGGCGATATCTACGTTGCCCGCCGAGGTGAATCCTTCGACGGCATCGAATTCGCAGCGGCCGCCGTCGAGGCCGGCGCAGCGCTGATCATCGGCGAATCCGTCCCCACCCTTGACGATGCGACGCTGCCCACCGTCCTCGTCTCCGATGCCACGGAGGCGCTGGGCCAGTTGGCCAAGTGCAATATCGAATCGCTGCGTGAGGCCGGTGAGATCACGGTCATCGCGATCACCGGCTCGGTCGGCAAGACGACGGTGAAGGATCTCGCCGCCGACTTACTCGCCGGCGAGGACGAGACGGTATGGCCGCCCAACTCATACAACAACGAGGTCGGCGTGCCATTGACCGCGCTGCGGGCAGGGGAGACCACTCGCTTCCTCGTCCTCGAGATGGGTGCCCGTTCCATCGGCAACCTCGCCTACCTCACGAGCCTGGTCCGCCCCGATATCGCGGTCGAACTCGCAGTCGGCACAGCCCACTCCGGCGTGTTCGGCTCGATCGAGAACACCGCACGGGCCAAGGCCGAACTCGTCGAGTCCCTGACAGCAGGATCCGTCGCGATCCTCAACGCCGATGACTCACGAGTGGCCGGGATGCGCGAGGTCCTCTCACCCGATGTCAGCACCCTGTGGTTCTCACAGCGTGAGTCACTGCCCGAATGGGTCGCGGACGAGGACTCGGTCGTGCGCGGAACTGGTGTCACCACCGACGCCTCGGGACACGCCACCTTCTCACTGAACCTGCCCGGCGAAGAGCCGCAGGACGTGCGCCTGGCCCTGATCGGCGAACACCATGTCGGCAACGCACTGGCCTCGGCTGCCATCGCCCATGCCTGTGGAGTGGGCGTGAAGTCCATCGTGACCACACTCTCCACCTCCTCGGCCGCGAGCCGGTGGAGGATGGAGCTCATCGACTCCCCGTCCGGTGTGACCGTGCTCAACGACGCCTATAACGCGAACCCCGAATCAATGCGGGCCTCGTTGAAGACGCTGGCATCGATGGGCCGCGGCGACGAGGAGAGCCGACCACGGCGGACCTTCGCAGTCCTCGGCGAAATGCTCGAACTCGGCGAGGAATCGATCTCCGCCCACTCCGACATCGGAGAACTCGTCGTGCGACTCAACATCACTCGCACCATCGTCGTCGGCGACGGAGCGAAACCCATCTTCAATGCCGCGAACCTGGAAGGTTCATGGGGCAACGAAGCTGCCTGGGTCCCCACCGCTGCTGAGGCCAAAGACCTCCTCAGCGCGGAACTGGCGCCAGGAGACATCGTCTTGTTCAAATCCTCCAGAGATGCCGGTCTGCGCTATCTTGGAGATGAAATCGCCGGTGTATCGGGGGGCCAATGA
- a CDS encoding peptidoglycan D,D-transpeptidase FtsI family protein: MGPRATWVKKKGGRGKPNLRLRMALIASLSILVLLVTSGRLISIQGMDSMKLAEKALSNRLVTKTLPASRGQILAADGTVLADSVSRYQLVVDQQNVAQYKVDGKLVGAWGAAEALAAPLDTDPGLLYPKLVGDKRWNPVAKGLTSETWREVKDLNILGLSAEEYAVRSYPSGAVAGNLVGFLSSDGQPQAGLEMAYNEQLSGRDGQQQYERGARGEIIPLGDNNTRAAVDGEGLQTTIDPALQYYAQQAIEEQRKKHEAESASIVIKDIKTGKILTAADAPSVDPNSPGKVDGEDRGSRIFTDVFEPGSTAKMVTAAALLDLGLVTPEQEFTVPDKWKAPNDEEFRDSHPHPDEKLTFAGILSESSNTGTILAGNALSEEQRYGYLKKFGFGTPTGVKFPAQTSGILHPYKEWDGRTKYTVMFGQGVAANAVQTTDVIATIANGGVHVPSTLVDGTVSPSGKTIPNPAGEPERVISKKAADQTLSMLEGVVAKGTGKSAQVSGYRVAGKTGTAQAPAAEGGGYDGYTASFVGVLPAEDPQIAISVTLQRPRNGYYGGSAAAPVFSDVAGFTMRHLKIPPSTEDPQLPAREWK, encoded by the coding sequence ATGGGCCCACGAGCAACTTGGGTGAAGAAAAAAGGCGGACGAGGCAAACCGAATCTGCGCCTGCGTATGGCGCTGATCGCGAGCCTGTCCATCCTGGTTCTCCTCGTCACCTCCGGGCGCCTGATCTCGATCCAGGGCATGGATTCGATGAAGCTGGCGGAGAAGGCTCTCTCCAACCGGCTCGTCACCAAGACCCTGCCGGCTTCGCGCGGACAGATCCTGGCCGCCGATGGCACAGTTCTCGCCGACAGCGTCTCCCGCTATCAGCTCGTCGTGGACCAGCAGAACGTGGCGCAGTACAAGGTGGACGGAAAGCTGGTCGGCGCTTGGGGTGCTGCTGAGGCTCTGGCCGCTCCACTCGACACCGACCCCGGTCTGCTCTACCCCAAGCTGGTAGGCGACAAACGCTGGAACCCTGTTGCGAAGGGACTGACCTCAGAGACCTGGCGCGAGGTCAAGGATCTCAATATCCTCGGTCTCTCCGCTGAGGAGTACGCAGTGCGCTCCTATCCGTCCGGCGCGGTGGCCGGGAACCTCGTGGGCTTCCTCAGCTCGGACGGCCAGCCTCAGGCTGGGCTTGAGATGGCCTACAACGAACAGCTGAGCGGACGCGACGGTCAGCAGCAGTACGAGCGCGGTGCGCGCGGTGAGATCATCCCACTCGGGGACAACAACACCCGTGCCGCCGTCGACGGAGAAGGTCTGCAGACGACGATCGACCCGGCCCTGCAGTACTACGCCCAGCAGGCGATCGAGGAACAGCGCAAGAAGCACGAGGCAGAATCCGCGTCGATCGTGATCAAGGACATCAAAACCGGCAAGATCCTCACCGCGGCTGATGCCCCCAGCGTCGATCCGAACTCACCGGGCAAGGTCGACGGAGAGGACCGTGGGTCTCGCATCTTCACCGATGTCTTCGAGCCCGGTTCGACGGCCAAAATGGTTACGGCCGCCGCCCTGCTCGACCTGGGACTGGTGACTCCGGAGCAGGAATTCACGGTGCCCGATAAGTGGAAGGCACCCAACGACGAAGAGTTCCGTGACTCCCACCCGCACCCAGATGAGAAGCTCACCTTCGCCGGGATCCTCTCCGAATCGTCGAACACCGGCACCATTCTGGCCGGGAATGCGCTCTCAGAAGAGCAGCGTTACGGCTACCTGAAGAAGTTCGGCTTCGGTACGCCGACAGGCGTCAAGTTCCCTGCACAGACCTCAGGCATCCTCCACCCCTACAAGGAGTGGGACGGGCGCACCAAATACACGGTGATGTTCGGCCAGGGTGTGGCCGCGAACGCTGTCCAGACCACCGATGTCATCGCCACCATCGCCAACGGCGGGGTGCACGTGCCCTCGACGCTCGTCGATGGAACGGTCTCTCCCTCGGGGAAGACGATCCCGAACCCGGCAGGTGAACCCGAGCGGGTCATCAGCAAGAAGGCCGCTGACCAGACACTGTCCATGCTCGAAGGCGTCGTCGCCAAGGGCACCGGCAAATCGGCGCAGGTCTCCGGCTACCGGGTGGCGGGAAAGACAGGAACCGCGCAGGCTCCGGCAGCCGAAGGCGGCGGCTACGACGGCTACACAGCATCGTTCGTCGGCGTCCTCCCCGCCGAGGACCCGCAGATCGCGATCTCGGTGACGTTGCAGCGGCCCCGAAACGGCTATTACGGTGGAAGCGCCGCGGCCCCGGTGTTCTCCGATGTCGCCGGCTTCACCATGCGTCACCTCAAGATCCCTCCATCGACCGAGGATCCCCAGCTACCCGCTCGAGAATGGAAATAA
- the mraZ gene encoding division/cell wall cluster transcriptional repressor MraZ, giving the protein MFLGTHLQKLDDKGRLILPAKFREELSPGLVLTRGQENCLTLFPTTEFEAEHERIQNAPKTNKEARDYQRVFLSAAFADQPDKQGRITVPNILRQYASLDREVAVIGMGNRVEIWDSPTWDNYLVGAQQAFAERENEVIPGVI; this is encoded by the coding sequence ATGTTCTTGGGCACTCATTTGCAGAAGCTCGACGACAAAGGTCGGCTCATCCTGCCCGCAAAGTTCCGGGAGGAGCTTTCGCCCGGTCTCGTACTGACCCGTGGACAGGAGAACTGCCTCACCCTGTTCCCCACCACGGAGTTCGAAGCCGAGCATGAGCGAATCCAGAACGCGCCGAAGACGAATAAGGAAGCCCGCGATTACCAGCGTGTGTTCCTGTCGGCGGCCTTTGCGGACCAGCCGGACAAACAGGGACGCATCACGGTCCCGAACATATTGCGGCAGTACGCATCACTTGATCGGGAAGTGGCAGTGATCGGCATGGGCAACCGCGTCGAGATCTGGGACTCACCGACATGGGACAACTACCTGGTCGGCGCTCAGCAGGCATTCGCTGAACGTGAGAACGAGGTGATCCCCGGAGTGATCTGA